TAATTGAAAAATCTGAGGATGGTTAAACTTTGGAGTGGTAAGGGGTCTAAACCAGTAAGTTGCCTTTTGTTATGAATAGCCTACGGTAATTATCACAGTGTAtggttaaatgtttaaaatgcacTACCGTTATGTTTGCTATGTTTTTGCCGGTAGCCTGAATtactgttattttttgtaaatgttctGTATGCATACCATAATGTTATATGGTAACTGTACGTTTTCAATAAATGAACCTAGTATTTTATAAGTTCAAATTGACACAAAATCTCGTTTTTATTAATTCTACTGGTAGTCCGTTTGCTCAAATAGAAATAAAGGCCTGTCTCTAATTCTGGCCTCCTTCCAATAAAGGCCTGGGCCGCGATGTGCTTGAGTAAAATAAAGGCCCGGGCCTATATTAGAGGATTTACGGTAAGCTGACGCTGCGACTCCAGCACCTCCAGCCTATACACGGAACCCTGCCGAATCAAAACTGCccttaaaaatgtttcaatcCTATACTCTATTCCTGTACTATATATGAATTCCATTAACACCCTATTAACTTCCACTCCTAATATATACCTCAAATCTAAATCAAAGAATGAATACAAAGATCTAACCATTTTTTATAGGTGTCCTCCTGCACTTTGTGAAACAGCTTGAGTTGTTCTTTGCAGGGCAAGGCCTTTTCACTGCAAACACATCTTTGTGTGCACACTTCTGTGCATAATTTATGTGAAAACAGTGGTTTGTAATAAACAGGACCACTTCACAACCTCTTTGGACAGAGATGGCTGCCCCCAGTCTCGATTACCTGAAGGGACATGAATTGTCCAGGTGAGACCTTATCTTATAGAAATTGTTATTACTCGTTGTTCTGCTTCacttataatatattttttctttttctggtCAAGTTTGCATGGACCAATTACTGATGAACCAAACATCACTCCCTTATACGACTATAGTGACTACTACAGTGAAGGTCTTGATCCATCTGTGTTATCCTGTGATTATGGAGTTCATGCATCCAACATCCTGCCTGTGTTATACTCTCTGTTCTTCGTGATGGGTCTGCTGGGTAACCTGCTGGTGTTATGGGTGATGTTGATGGGTGTAAAGCTGAGAAGCATGACTGACATCTGTCTTCTGAACCTGGCTTTAGCTGATCTCCTGCTGGTCTCCTCTCTCCCGTTCCTGGCTCACTATGCCAGAGATCAGTGGGTCTTTGGAGGCCCCATGTGCACCATAGTTTTAGGCGTCTATCACATTGGATTCTACAGTGGGATTTTCTTCATTGTACTGATGAGTGTTGACAGATATTTAGCTGTGGTTCATGCTGTGTTTGCTTTGAGAGTCAGAACAAAGACATATGGGATCTTAGCCAGTGTGGTCATCTGGATCATTGCTGTTGCAGCTTCGTTTCCTGAGCTTATGTACCTTGAAATCAgtaaacacaataataaaacataCTGTCAGTCTTATCCAACAGATGATCACAACTCTCACCATTATGCAAACACTGTTGGTATCATTAAGATGAATGTTTTGGGATTATTTATTCCACTGTGTGTAATTGTATTTTGTTACTCAATGATTCTTCACAGACTCCCAACAGTTCACCCTTCCAGGAAACAGGCCGTGAGACTTGTCATTGTAGTGATGGTTGTCTTCTTCTGCTGTTGGGCTCCATACAATATTGCAGCTTTTGTGAAAGCATTGGAGCTAAATAAACTCATAGAGACATCCTGTGATAAAAGCAAAGCAATCACTCTTAGTCTTCAGATCACAGAAGCTTTGGCTTACTCACACAGCTGCTTGAATCCCATTCTCTATGTGTTTGTAGAACAGAAATGTAGGAGGCACCTTTTCAGACTCCTGAACAAAACACCCATCAGCAGATTTCAGTTCATGAAGAGATACCTTACACAGGCTACAGGATCTGTTTATTCACAGACTGCCAGTGTGGTTGACAGACATACTACAGTAGTGTGAATGAAATAAATCCCCAAATATCATCAAAAAGGCACTTGCTTGATAGTTTAAAGGAAATTTGACATTCCTTTTGTGAGTTATTTTACTTTGGCATTCTGTAAGTGAATGTTTATGGTTCTGGTCAGAGTAGGATGTAAATAGCTGGTTAAAGATGCTTAGTTGTGTAATTGCCTTCAATACGTATTGTTTGGCTTTCTTCAACCATGCTAGAAATATGATCTCAACCATGATTAAACTGTATGATATGTGTTTAAAGCCTTAAATAACTTATGTTTTTAGTCTTATTCAGTGTTTTTGCTCAATAATAATGAATGATTGTTAAGAGATTGTTTCAGTCCAAAGTCACAATGACAGATGGGACTTCAATAATTgtttgacataaaaaaaaaatttacaagcTAAAATTGCATCATTGTAGGACAATAGGTTACAAAAAGtatgctctttttttaaaccatggttCGGGATACACTTGTAGGTCTCACATATTCTCAAATATTTCcctcttttatttaaaaaaatatgttgttgGGTCCTGGGACAGATTATACCTATTTTGGGTGGGTcgcaaaataaaaagtttggaaaccagTGCTCTATAGTACTTGAGGTAATCTTTATAACACCAAGTAGATCCAAATAACTAATCAACAAGTTTCATAGATTATTTAACTTAGTAAATCTAGAAGGAGTTTAGGAGCATTGTTTCTCGTGAGGATGtctgttaaaatatatttacatgcCTTTGGATGGAGATTAATTGAATTATAATTCAGTTTAATTTACAATATCTTTGGTAAAGTATACTAATATAACAAAATAACATGGATAAGATTTTTTTCAATAGTTGGTCCAAGTTGGTCTTCTCACAATTTAGGTTAACAATTTTTCTGCATCTCACATGTTTTTGAACAAAAAATTagcaaatgctgggttgttgttgcAGCCATGGGTTAACCTAATGCATGTCAGTGCATGTAATCTTATGTAACGTCATACTACCAAAACAGAAAATAGTGTTGTAGTCTTGACAAGTTATTATACAAGTTATTATATTCTGCAATGTGCATGAACTTTTATCCAACACTGCCACCAACTGTTATAAGAGGCaaataacaacaaataataaactcatcaaaactgtaaaataacacaaatataacaatgggattaattatttaaaatattaatctaaatatgttatattgtagCATCTTCAGTGTAGTCACTCTTTGTCTAAATTTTCCAGTAATGTTGTCTTTTGATCTAACAGCATCTGTCTCCGAGATGATAAACAGTGTTGAAGTAGTCTATCACATCTATTCTGGGCTcttcctttctttttttctgtattATTCAGCCTCAAATTTACTttgttttttactaaataacaattatattttttccacattcagatcaaaatgtttttcaagatCATAAAAATACACTTCAGTCAAGTGACCTAAAACCATTAAAGATGGAATACGTAGAATTCGCCACTAGATGGCGCCAcaacggcaataacaacatatGACGTAGATTAATGACACTCTGAAGCAACGTGGAATTctgggatttgtagtctttaactcaaccgctgatggcCATTAATTAGACGCGAATGAGAAATCACGTTGATggataaggtaatcaagtcttctaaatgttgcgtttgattaAGTAAGGTTATATttgatgttcaaaacgaaatttgtagtcatagatgttacagtatgaGTCCAAATTCGATGGTGTGTTAACCCAGCAGCACATAATTAAGTATTCAAACTTAAAATCTAaaatgatttttcacataatgtattgacagtacaaatcttattgtgagtttTATGATGTAAAATTATGATAGACTGATAGACCAAAGTCTATTAGTAAGTGTCTTGCTGTACAATACCTCTTGATGTGCATTATATCGTCCACGGGAAGACGCACTGttacaatctacacactaatcttgtgatcaatataatagcatacgATTTTTGAAGagttacgaatcaaaacaactcacccatcgcgtaaaacacaagcaagATCAGCATCTctgtctagttaaatgttgttgttaaattttctcacgatttacaagtagttgaaaacatgatagatattgatagtaatcagttggacaaaatatataacactggcctagtggtatttggatattttactgcaaatatcttacaaattgcacctttaaatggtAGTGTGTAAGTTCACTACATATCTTTTAAACTAATGTGACTGTCAATTTTACTTGTATATAGTAAATTGATGAgaatttatgttgtgtttgtcaggaaaaacttcggagtcaagtgcaagttaacaatgtttattgagaaaaataaagaattagagagctggagagcaaagtcactggtaagatccacacacggcacacaccctcgactcactctggatgaaaacactactgtgggaatgatGCACTCCcaacagtaggagagagtgagtcggcgctacaagatggtccagtacagatccgaagagagagagagccacccacgcacaccgtcgagaacaccagcacagtcaccacacgcaacagagggatgaaacacgccgccctgaaggtggatgacaggcggagatggaaggtgGAAAATCCAAAGTTCTCAGACGGGGTAATCCACTGTGGAATCCTGATGTAGATGAAGCCACCCGTAAGTAACTGGTAACCGCCTAAtgacgaagcgaaccagctgtccCGAGAGTCAAACAATCAATAGAGTCaatgtaatccacaatggtgAAATAGTGTaatccactcacgggtgatgatgcaagcCGATGTgaaacagagacagctggtgtaccgcctaaaaacgaagtgaaccagctgttccgagagacaaataaagtcaatgagttccagtaatccacaagcgagcggtccgggcgaaGACGAGCCTCCGGATGCCGTAatccaaacctggggtaactgGAGGAGGAGACAGAAAGcgtctgacaagacaaggcagagTAGCAAGACTGTGATCAGAcaaatgagcgcgcaacgaaagacaagactacgtgcaatataaaggaaaaggtaaacgagaccccatcggtgaacaattaccgaaacaagggggcggagttagtgaacacacgaggaaccggcaccacaggtaaacaacacacacacacataccccacacacagccatcgatcacccagcagtcatgacagtagccccccctccacgaccggcaccagacggaccgggagactcaccctgtcgccgacggaggTCCTCGATCAACCCAGGATCCAGTATATCCCGAGCCggaacccagctcctctcatccggaccgtatccttcccaatccactaaatactgaaatcctctgcccctgcggcgggagtctagtaacctcttaacagtatagacaggggcaccatccactagacgaggggcCGGGGGATTAGGGGCAGAGATAGGAGGAttatagcgagcaaacatcacaggtttaaccttggatacatgaaaaacagggtgaacccgaccaaaAGTAGGAGGTAACTTAAGCTTTACcgtcaccggattaatgaccttagaaatgctgtatggcccaatgaatctcggagccagtttacgagaaggctcacggagagacagatccttggtagaaagccataccctttgaccacaaacgtaacggggtggaggtcgccgatgacgGTCAGCcgcagctttggttcgtctggaattgGATAATAAGAGTGTCTTAGCTCTCTTCcaagtgcgtctgcacctgcgcatgaaagctaacgcagacggaaccgctgcctcgggttcctgtgatggaaacaggggaggttgataaccgTTAGAAAGCTCAAACGGGGACAAATTGGTAGAGgtaacgggaagagaattatgagaatactcaacccacggaagctgatcgcaccaggtattcggatattgtgacgacagacagcggagcgttctaccgagatcctgattagcccgttcgcattgcccattggtctgcgggtgataaccagaagacaagctggctgTAGCACCAATctgtctacaaaactcctgccaaaaacgagagatgaactgaggacccctatctgacactacATCAGTCGGAATACCGTAACCGAAAGacgtgattaatcaaaacctgagccatctcttttgcagaaggAAGCTTGGGCAGGGGAATAAAATGAGCCGCTTTCGAAAAGCGATCCACCACAGTTAGGATAACAGTGTTACCACTAGATGCCGGTAAgccggtgacaaaatcaagggctatatgagaccaggggcgggagggcacgggcaaagatttaagcaggccagcgggtggtaaattagatgctttgttacgagcacaaaccgaacaggctaatacaaactgtctgatgtctgtggacatagaaggccaccaaaaacgctgacggacaGCAGGCAACTttctccgaatacctggatggccgacaaacttggactcatgaccccaccggatgacatcggaacgtaaccgctcaggaacccataggcgacccgctggacaccactccggaacttccccctcccgaCCGGACTCTCTCACCCGCTGCTCGATTCCCCATACGAGGGCGccgaccaccctcccctccgggagaatggtctccgCCCTCTCCGAATCTGACTTctcgaacagacgggagagagcatcaggtttggtattcttcgagccaggccggtacgagagggtgaagttgaaacgatcaaagaagagtgcacaacgagcctgcctagatgttagtcttctggccgaacggatatattcaagatttttatgatccgtccagaccagaaagggctccgaggttccctccaaccagtgacgccattcacccaaagcgagtctaaccgccaacagctcccgattccctatgtcgtaattacgttctgctgggtttaaccggtgagagaaaaaagcacacggatgtactttcccatcaatagacgatcgctgtgataaaacggcgcctaccccgacatcagatgcatccacttccactataaattgtttagccggatcgggaatagagaggacaggcgcagagatgaaccaggattttaacacatcaaaggcctcctgagcctctctattccaacggaaacatacgttaggtgaagtgagagcagtaagaggcttagcgatctgaccaaaatttctgatgatACGCccataaaaattggcgaaccccagaaatcgctgaagctccttccgagtgtcgggtactggccaatcggcaaccgtcttaaccttagcgggatcgggacgaatctctccctcggcaataacaaaacccagaacgaaaccgacttcctgtggaactcgcacttctccgccttaacgaatagttgattctctaaaagccgttgtaaaaccatgcgaacgtgctgagtgtgtatctgcatggagggagaaaagatgagaatgtcatccagatacacaaagacaaatctgttaatcatgtcacccagcacttcattgaccatggtctggaagacagctggagcgttacaaagaccgaacggcagaacggaatattcccagtgtcctgagggtgtattaaaggctgtcttccactcatcgcttTCTTTAATTcgtaccaagtgataagcgttgcgcagatctagcttggtaaatacgcgcgctccctgtaaCAACTCaaatgctgatgacattaatggcagggggtacttattcttaacagtaatgtcattcagccctcgataatcaatgcacggaGGAAGGGACCCGTCTTTCttctttacaaagaaaaatccagcaccagctggagacgaggagcggcgaatgagaccagctttaagagcgtcattaatgtatttatccatagcctctctttctggtttagctagggaaaatatgcgacccttaggcggagaagtgttgggaagAAGTTTGATCTCAcaatcatacgaccgatgaggaggcagagaagtggcccgggacttactgaaaacctgatacagatccgagtactccgccgggacccctgagagatcgacagccggaacctgcgagacagaaaaagagacaagagaaggagcaggaccaagacaagaaacataacacgaagacttccaagataacacaacattgttctgccaatcaacgtgaggattatgtttggataaccagtcatgacctaatATGACTGGTGATTGAGAATCCTCTAAGATGTAGAACTCGAtttcctcacgatgattgccagaaacaaacaaactcacagggggtgtacggtgcgtgatcacagccatatgctggcccttcaatgtccaggcagacaaaggagaggagagaggaatgaatggaataccccaggacttggccaacccagcatccaaaagacacgcctccgcaccggaatccagcaacgcctgtgacgagaaagagttaataataacAGGTAGCGTAGTGCTgcttacgggagatttaaatgacgatgcgcccaccgagactcccagGTTCATCGGCGAGCGTTATCTTTTTACCGGACATGTAGCCGCCAGATGCCCCAGCTTGCCACAATATAAGCAGAGGCCATTTGACAGACGACGACTTCTCTCACCAGCAGAGATACGAaacttgcccagctgcataggctcctcggagggcgtctctgaagcggtctcccctggttccgacatcagatggcgaaatgagcgacgcagatctctctgccgatggcgagactcaaccctcagagccagatcgatggcagcttccagtaacgtgggtggctccctcagtgcaatctcgtcTTGAATGCCCGGTGTGAGACCCTCGAGAAATTGAGCTCTTAATCCCGCGTCGTTCCAATTGCAGCAAATAGCGAGAGTGTTAAATCTGATAGCAAAGTCAGTAACAgagtcattacgttgccgtaatctcaccaactcagccgctgccatgtctCCCTTGAGTGACCGATCAAACAATTTTAACATCTCCTTCTCAAGAGCctcaaatgaaaatgtaaatggagctttagccccccaggcggccataccccagtctctcgcTCTTCCCGTGAGTAACGTCAGAACATAGGCCACcttggaagtggatgaagaaaatcgacGGGGTTGGAGCGCAAAGAAGAGAGAGCATTGTTGCAAAAAGGATCTGCAAGTGTTGGGATCGCCGTTGTAGGTGGGAGGTGTTgccgtgtgtggctcccgtTCAGTCGAAACGGCTCCTCCAGATGTGGTTGGCGCTTCATAGTGAGGAGTCACTTGGTCCAAGCGATTACTGAGCTCCTTAAGTTGCTCAGACAAAATACTGAAATCTCTGGCCGCAGCAGACAATAATGAGGAATGTTGATCGAtggccgccccctgctggtgaagggTGGTCTGCACCTCCAAACTCTCCaaacttgctgactccatttttggcgcgctcatctgtcaggaaaaacttcggagtcaagtgcaagttaacaatatttattgagaaaaatagaatgagagatctggagagcaaagtcactggtagatccacacacggcacacaccctcgactcactctggatgacaacactactgtgggaatgaagcactccc
Above is a window of Paramisgurnus dabryanus chromosome 13, PD_genome_1.1, whole genome shotgun sequence DNA encoding:
- the LOC135728147 gene encoding C-C chemokine receptor type 5-like, with the translated sequence MAAPSLDYLKGHELSSLHGPITDEPNITPLYDYSDYYSEGLDPSVLSCDYGVHASNILPVLYSLFFVMGLLGNLLVLWVMLMGVKLRSMTDICLLNLALADLLLVSSLPFLAHYARDQWVFGGPMCTIVLGVYHIGFYSGIFFIVLMSVDRYLAVVHAVFALRVRTKTYGILASVVIWIIAVAASFPELMYLEISKHNNKTYCQSYPTDDHNSHHYANTVGIIKMNVLGLFIPLCVIVFCYSMILHRLPTVHPSRKQAVRLVIVVMVVFFCCWAPYNIAAFVKALELNKLIETSCDKSKAITLSLQITEALAYSHSCLNPILYVFVEQKCRRHLFRLLNKTPISRFQFMKRYLTQATGSVYSQTASVVDRHTTVV